In Besnoitia besnoiti strain Bb-Ger1 chromosome IX, whole genome shotgun sequence, a single genomic region encodes these proteins:
- a CDS encoding hypothetical protein (encoded by transcript BESB_015340): MESVSPLSPASPPPRVRDSSEETSPAPERCAADHSDSCSSSCSFSPVSSSCVTSSPLGASASPSAFDRPFSPPLPRPPAVLRAPLPRTSSPPSGSPLVAPLFAFHPHPNPPSPFSACSPPRQPSSLPVPAVSSSPPSSPLAQTWAPSASPPPQPLSPSLSPFSPGFSSHPDGAPSAPPPPPPPLPEFEDVKPSPAAPPSDAGAPTALKEKSSPPLSPPENPSASLSSSPHFASSLVSSAALVPAESPEPPSGASSLPASAAENASQSSCVASAAQSASAPPFPSPFLSSESRSSPPPAAPPSAAVPASGAEPSADSAAYPPTAARPSRPASTSSVSTKSPLRPFYPPWSAILSSSRPLSPAFGTGTGAHAPLATLHGGASPRPSPSPGSQGHPGVGSSELPSPSSSAGASCLAQQSPALPAAFSPASALPPLGSVSLVAPEPSAGAAQASLSASSSQGASSPSPAFSRPSSPEPAPPEQDGLKQLSGDRCAGDVKATIPETYQETPDEARGEHPEKAGAEGETAPHKVRAETETDATHERAENAERRDEGIPEEEADSRQDGDDLLQNRDCNLRRRAQGPSLQGEAEESPPAEEATCGQREATEQRNVRAEEGSRQGDASTTDSTAAKGAKADMGDARSLTCTSIPSFQAPVRESKEGIENEPHEHSSQTPDSQEDDASMRQEDDRRDACSDNGEAQNEARGDGGGAEAKSAAGGASDDACRRRGGDAELDVGPVKVGQLRAASEDGDQRGGGKKETTNQAKGDLEGCPGSSRSHKEGGSTPDEPEASLQESGNGEEEKAEKCQEGRDQSEETDEQFPSSSQEAFVRPKKPLAGAPHRHKEREKPEDITPDQRDQGASAEEAEGTQDADKTRTHPEARPAERGFTDNSSVDVAPLPPTLSPSHPILCACASTPRPRSSFSSLRLPLSRSSRSSRPLAVPPSSALAPPAPACVLAAPVTCPAVLAASAAVAEQERIAEKQRQEKIKEQLAQKAREAAQKEAARLLRIAAERCAGSESVPLPGTPAAEAAATARRLLTASRRQGLGAQGDGEGPTGEAAGAANGSRAQEKRFGEASGHGISSASSEATPDTGHVGARPPAASAAACAREAREDASARAERGKRGRAKTLPFAPHGDLEGGLSLRRCRERIEELARQIANLEYERDCVRSIKEIYAEAHQIQIRQLQEMRRQRAKTQELLHELLRRRSGFSEPIKDYELIYQGRISRGAAEEGRKKRALLSSGSSASHTRKASLSQLAGALESSPVACLPAASSSASSVSSPSSQLVPPVALSLPAGSALRLCRHSVSCSSFRTHLPRLGQSVCVSAGAADTAASQAPHLAHARGAAAHDGRSLGDGERRAAPEARGFLSSKSAEFHADGKLQRLGDLLGLEGGGVAPAGHSDASEEATRDSGLERNESHGDHGDSEKKRLPGRAWPFRAHAFHSSSSTLSSSSKEPGDDDRRQTNGRAREGSAGQEEGDDEEETLALNILAVALTPETRQKQIEHLAAIKIQSVFRGYFWRTFMRRMKLVAVTAGRTEKRMNDAATVLQRKIRGMFARRVFFAEVFKGMLPHEGRGGLCPYRNAVADFYEAKRQQRRHSWMRAHRRRKAEEALERQREAFFAASPASAPRQKPQPPLSASSPPSGAAASSAGLRTRPASSFVPSSSTQAPRRASSPISLAESLPRSRRAAPERQQSDRSPSPYWLEADEEGDAPDAPTEKRTRSEDVKRLQKTPEPLDATALLDRERSNSVLTIRKCRQLFGSSLPLDQGGRVPQHRFMAKPLPSASSPSAEDSHGGDDDTAEETDKRGGAPERRLDSLVSRDATMRSPPTEDEDYAAWLCTQRDRKKARKKKETSHDVCDLASAETHSQPPGASRPIAKQQCEGREARRSSSSAAPDSRAISPVFAATPGRAPSGSPSASPSRRQPRLPRGKNFALAKTRFPSACAAALTPSDAAGASAPPRKRCVSLDRPPETEAEKHLQALVWLLKSVMLEAEREAARRDREDREAHAAAGVAVEREKNQKNPEEDSDASPISAPVSAAPRALALAPETSREGSEGHAAREQQAVDAGGQEGKEDSSDRGKNRRVFLVCPLSPERPAAEEGCRPPRRERSGTEAPAGEADQPDREGAAGDTQEARRAALREKRSQELQAFCTMRGLAACSHEHHHPCIPFLESFATLCNGAVKLQRWLRSVFHRRRCRAQLAEMWRRRQFEKLLEATKRVLLQWMQYPMLTSQDEAAMRTNKRRAERLKELSDKQSRAALNPGKGGPPAKPLKLPRVETRRLLIRLPFTFRAHSFSTRSEVEKHQRQLHNSLKHLAVLRKQQQQKSQWKTLWTKWRYEHDCQALSPREPSREVADPASPAPGAEAERRSKDADCAGASGLAFSSSFLPGAASYTAAFSPGLCLPLLSPAASPRSRALPASPFLPSDARASERPPAAKALRFFFGLQLAPAEQETGGEGPREQGSSSQASSPRPADRDAAPSLPPGGGRSRAEGRADEFYSRRSISASSSRKQIREHWLGLGGEDISAKVDEVEFFRHVLPLRRHRAAPPASYSPWLHLTLGLKHPNFHRYGPPPPIHIPGFAPPAVRAALLNEARLVNSGATQVADPSAGKGLSASSAAAPPPVPPADTLGASPPVQPAKHPVEASSPSRETCPPPYSLQERPPPTALRHAPGVLQPLARLLPSGGKMTPREGKTARLLHLGDSREFRQVLKQLTKKPASSGSLSSPSSSASALKQELAPPSRPSNLSPASASANIRQAGACECRPRKGSEEEQEKQDRRKRGSKNSVRHEDTSRQLSGGEPGRAGAAEKSRASLSDGPFQPPAGAASAGSSSVSRPSAPSHPPLPSLASLLPPLKKPAVPTREAAIGRTPQSLSPSSSRASLPSALAESGNTAGSYRSDGGTGGATADSGRPQAGLQSSTEEDRLPTLWERGSCARSSGQDSPESSPHTRQSLPSSSPCSFLPSPLDSASGSPRGSREVWSASRPAPRLSSATLSKPASFSNAPPSAPAPSPPPAASPAGAGSSATAPKASLARRVTVSGRGGNPATRAHPSERLKRTPRGSRALSLASSREKRERLSSLKDSRSEGRASRSRSETVGLQGARDAGERPSVARGTRAGSSALRLFTKPLLAAAQPDSPRNEPAMHAKPRQTQGASGEPRGSGGGPSAASGEARRPSEPACRSVGAAAGDDWRASHRVSVVGRHGSILAGPGAATSLARSEQFLQKLFAADSCHAQRLRQRGSKLLQMSALPRECVLCGAGHCEEHCPLGAMFLAAGRGDAAESEGEDEETDGSRCEEQRAATRKSTKMLQQVDAWNLIGTDPFGGSSVAHAAHHAADLLDLDESDLSFRLPSSPSSARLSSSSLFGSGLISPSSSLPTLPPQERNPFLPGSRPSLALRRPEGKSPREAGEASPPSFTKRRGGERASEAARGSLGGRHAGREEANVEAESDRTSEESEGDNCRLQDLARGPHCSFGRGASQEGRAAGCADRRAENCEEATNMYCRMSRILAAMEANANSGREAEGGRQGGLRAYRDDDSEDPEEEEIEARCLSALLTAFVTFSVEINS, from the exons ATGGAAAgcgtctcgcctctttcGCCCGCCAGCCCCCCGCCTCGGGTGCGCGACAGCTCCGAGGAAACGAGCCCGGCGCCCGAGCGTTGCGCTGCTGACCATTCAGATTCATGCTCATCCTCGTGTTCTTTTTCACctgtttcgtcttcttgtgtcacttcgtctccgctcggtgcgtctgcttcgccttcggcttTTGACCGCcctttctcgcctccgctgccgcggcctccggcggTGCTGCGGGCTCCACTGCCTCGCACGTCGTCGCCACCGTCGGGCTCGCCCCTGGTCGCGCCTCTCTTTGCTTTCCATCCTCACCCGAacccgccttcgcccttctCTGCCTGTTCACCTCCCCGTCAACCGTCTTCTCTTCCGGTCCCTGCtgtttcttcctcgcctccttcgtctccgcttgcGCAAACCTgggcgccttctgcctcccctccgcctcagccgctgtctccttctctctcgccctttTCTCCAGGCTTTTCTTCTCACCCAGATGGTGCTCCGAGCGCACCTCCTccacctccgcctcccctgcCGGAATTCGAAGATGTGAAACCCTCTCCCGCGGCTCCGCCATCTGACGCCGGTGCGCCGACTGCGCTGAAGGAGAAGTcgtctccccccctctcgcctccggagaacccgtctgcctctctctcttcctctcctcacttcgcctcctccctcgtctcctcggcggctcTAGTGCCCGCTGAAAGCCCCGAGCCGCCGTCAGgtgcctcttcgctgcctgcaTCCGCTGCCGAGAACGCGTCTCAGTCTTCCTGCGTCGCATCGGCTGCGCAGAGTGCTTCGGCGCCACCGTTTCCCTCTCCGTTTCTGTCGTCTGAAAGTCGCTCTTCTCCCCCACCCGCCGCACCGCCGTCGGCCGCTGTGCCTGCTTCTGGCGCGGAGCCTTCTGCGGACTCGGCAGCTTATCCGCCgaccgccgcgaggccctctCGCCCTGCCTCGACTTCTTCCGTGTCAACGAAGTCGCCCCTCCGTCCCTTCTACCCGCCTTGGTCGGCAATTCtgtcctcctctcgcccACTTTCGCCTGCCTTTGGGACCGGCACCGGCGCGCACGCCCCCCTCGCCACCCtccacggcggcgcttctccgcggccgtcCCCGTCTCCCGGGTCGCAGGGGCATCCGGGGGTCGGCTCTTCTGAGcttccctcgccttcttcctctgccggTGCTTCGTGCCTGGCGCAGCAGTCGCCAGCGTTGCCTGCTGCCTTttcccccgcctccgcgttgcCGCCTTTgggctctgtctctctcgtggCGCCTGAGCCttcagcgggcgcggcacAAGCCTCTTtgtcggcgtcttcgtcgcagggtgcttcttctccttcgcctgctttTAGCCGCCCCAGTTCGCcggagcctgcgccgccagagcAGGACGGTCTGAAGCAGCTTTCTGGAGATAGATGTGCAGGCGACGTGAAGGCTACCATTCCGGAGACATATCAAGAAACGCcagacgaggcgagaggagaacACCCTGAAAAGGCAGGagcagaaggagagacagcgccgcACAAAGTGCGGGCGGAAACAGAGACGGATGCGACGCATGAGAGAGCAGAGAACGCAGaaaggagagacgaaggaattccggaagaggaggcggattCGCGGCAAGACGGAGACGATCTTCTGCAAAACAGAGATTGCAATCTACGAAGAAGGGCCCAAGGGCCGTCGCTgcagggcgaagcggaggaatcgccgcccgcggaggaagcgacgtgcggacagagagaagcgacagagCAGAGAAATGtgcgggcggaggaggggagcCGACAGGGAGATGCATCCACCACGGACTCAACAGCGGCGAAGGGAGCGAAAGCCGACATGGGGGACGCACGCAGTCTGACCTGCACATCCATTCCAAGCTTCCAGGCACCGGTTAGAGAGAGTAAAGAAGGAATCGAAAACGAGCCTCACGAACATAGCTCTCAGACACCAGACAGCCAAGAAGATGACGCTAGCATGCGACAGGAGGACGACCGtcgcgacgcctgcagcgacaaCGGCGAAGCACAAAACGAGGCaaggggcgacggcggaggcgcggaggcgaaatCGGCAGCTGGAGGAGCGAGCGACGAtgcctgcagaagaagaggcggcgacgcagagctcgACGTAGGTCCCGTCAAAGTCGGTCAGCTGAGAGCGGCAAGCGAGGACGGCGATCAACGTGGGGGCGGCAAGAAAGAGACTACGAATCAAGCGAAGGGAGATTTAGAGGGCTGTCCCGGCTCGAGCAGATCGCACAAGGAAGGCGGCTCAACTCCAGACGAGCCTGAGGCCAGTCTACAGGAGTCAGGaaacggagaggaagagaaagccGAAAAGTGCCAAGAAGGGAGAGACCAATCAGAGGAGACGGATGAGCAG TTTCCGTCCTCTTCTCAAGAGGCATTTGTTCGACCGAAAAAGCCCCTCGCGGGAGCACCTCACCGCCacaaggagagagagaagccagAAGACATCACACCTGACCAGAGAGACCAGGGCGCTTCGGCAGAGGAGGCTGAGGGAACCCAAGATGCAGACAAAACTAGAACGCAtccggaggcgcgcccggcggAGCGAGGATTCACAGACAACAGCAGTGTCGATGTCGCTCCGCTTCCGCCGACCCTGTCTCCCTCTCACCCGATtctgtgcgcctgcgccagcacgCCTCGGCCGCGCTCATCGTTTTCGTCCCTACGCCTCCCTCTTTCTCGTTCTTCGCGTTCGTCGCGGCCCCTCGCCGTAcctccgtcgtctgcgctcgCCCCTCCCGCACCCGCTTGCGTTTTGGCCGCCCCAGTGACATGTCCAGCGgtgctggcggcgagcgcagctGTCGCCGAGCAGGAACGGATCGCtgagaagcagagacaagAGAAGATAAAGGAGCAGctggcgcagaaggcgcgcgaagccgcgcaaaaggaggctgcgcggctcctccgaatcgccgcggagcgctgCGCGGGTTCCGAGTCCGTCCCCCTCCCGGGGacccccgccgccgaggccgccgcgaccgcgcggagactcctGACGGCGAGTCGGAGACAGGGCCTTGGAGCCcaaggcgacggagaggggccgaccggcgaggccgccggagCAGCCAATGGAAGCCGCGCCCAAGAGAAGCGATTCGGTGAGGCGAGTGGTCACGGGATTTCGAGTGCGTCCTCGGAGGCCACTCCCGACACAGGTCACGTTGGCGCTCGCCCA cccgctgcgtcggctgcagcttgcgcgcgagaggcgcgagaggacgcaTCGGCGCGCGCTGAAAGGGGCAAGCGGggccgcgcgaagacgctgcCGTTCGCGCCGCACGGAGACCTGGAAGGCGGATTGTCGCTGCGGAGGTGCAGGGAGAGAATTGAGGAACTCGCGCGACAAATCGCGAATCTCGAATATGAGCGAGAC TGCGTGCGAAGCATCAAGGAGATCTACGCTGAGGCGCACCAGATTCAGATTCGCCAGCTCCAGGAGatgcgcagacagcgcgcgaagacgcaggagcTGCTTCACGAACTCCTTCGGCGCAGATC CGGCTTCAGTGAGCCTATCAAGGACTACGAGTTGATCTATCAGGGACGCATcagtcgcggcgctgcggaggaaggaCGAAAGAAACGggcgcttctctcctcc GGATCCTCGGCTTCTCACACCAGAAAAGCTAGTCTGTCGCAGCTGGCTGGAGCCCTCGAAAGCTCGCCGGTGGCTTGCTtgcctgcggcctcttcttctgcatcttcggtctcttcgccttcttcgcagctCGTCCCCCccgtcgcgctctctctccctgccggGTCGGCTTTGCGTCTCTGTAGGCACTCagtcagctgcagcagcttccgCACCCATCTGCCCCGTTTAGGGCAGTCTGTCTGTGTCTCGGCGGGAGCGGCTGACACAGCGGCGAGCCAAGCGCCGCATCTCGCGCACGcacgcggagctgcagccCACGACGGTCGGTCGCtcggagacggcgagaggcgcgccgcacctgaggcgcgcgggtTCCTCTCCTCGAAGTCCGCGGAGTTTCACGCCGACGGAAAGCTCCAGCGGCTAGGCGACTTGCTTGGCctcgagggggggggggtcgcgcCAGCGGGTcacagcgacgcgagcgaggaagccACACGCGACAGCGGCCTCGAGCGAAACGAAAGCCACGGAGAccacggagacagcgagaaaaaGCGCTTGCCTGGACGCGCTTGGCCCTTCCGCGCGCACGCCTTCCACTCGTCTTCTTCAACgctctcgtcctcctcgaaGGAGCCTGGAGACGACGACAGGCGCCAGACGAACGGCCGAGCGCGCGAGGGGAGCGCAGGccaggaagaaggcgacgacgaagaagagacgctgGCGCTAAATATCCTCGCTGTCGCACTAACGCCAGAGACGCGACAAAAGCAAATCGAGCACCTGGCGGCCATAAAAATTCAG TCTGTGTTTCGGGGGTACTTCTGGCGAACCTTCATGCGGCGAATGAAGCTCGTCGCAGTCACTGCTGGGCGAACCGAGAAGCGCATGaacgacgcggcgacagtcctgcagagaaaaatTCGAGGCATGTTCGCCAGAAG AGTCTTTTTCGCGGAGGTCTTCAAAGGCATGTTGCCTCACGAGGGCCGAGGAGGCCTCTGCCCCTACCGCAACGCCGTTGCC GATTTCtacgaggcgaagcgccagcagcggcgtcACTCGTGGATGCGGGCGCACCGCCGACGAAAGGCTGAAGAGGCACTtgagaggcagcgcgaagcGTTCTTCGCAGCTTCGCCCGCTTCGGCTCCACGTCAGAAGCCGCAaccccctctctctgcgtcgtcgccaccttcaggcgcggctgcgtcgtctgcaggGCTCCGCACGCGACCTGCTTCGTCGTTTGTTCCTTCGTCCTCCACtcaagcgcctcggcgtgcgtcgtcgccgatTTCTCTCGCAGAATCTCTTCCtcggtctcgccgcgcggcgcccgagcgTCAGCAGAGCGACCGCAGCCCGTCGCCCTACTGGCTCGAGGCGGatgaggagggcgacgccccagacgcgccgacggagaagcggacgcggagCGAGGACGTGAAAAGActgcagaagacgccggAGCCTCTCGACGCCACGGCGCTACTCGACCGCGAACGGTCCAACTCGGTGCTCACGATTCGAAAGTGTCGGCAGCTCTTTGGGTCTTCCCTTCCTCTGGATCAAGGCGGACGAGTACCGCAGCACCGCTTCATGGCCAAACCGttgccttccgcgtcctcgccttcggctgAGGACTCGCACGGCGGCGATGACGATACTGCCGAAGAGACCGAcaagcgcggcggagctcctgAGCGAAGGCTTGACTCGCTCGTGTCCCGGGATGCCACTATGAGGTCGCCCCCAACAGAGGACGAGGACTACGCAGCGTGGCTCTGCACACAgcgcgacagaaaaaaggcgaggaagaaaaaggagaccTCGCACGACGTGTGTGatctcgcctccgcagagacgcactCGCAGCCGCCTGGAGCATCCCGCCCCATCGCGAAGCAGCAgtgcgaaggccgcgaagctcgccgctcttcctcctccgcagctcccGATTCTCGCGCCATCTCTCCTGTCTTTGCGGCGACCCCTGGACGCGCGCCCTCTGGCtctccgtcggcgtcgccgtctcgacggcagccgcggctgccgcgcggcaaGAACTTTGCGCTTGCGAAAACGCGTTTCCCttctgcctgcgctgcggcgctcacTCCGTCTgacgctgcgggcgcgtcggcgccgcctcgcaagCGCTGTGTGTCGCTTGACCGCCCGCCGGAAaccgaggcggagaagcacCTCCAGGCGCTGGTGTGGCTTCTGAAGAGCGTGATGCTCGAGGCTgagagggaggcagcgcggcgcgaccgcgaagaccgcgaggcgcacgccgcagccggcgtcgCTGTGGAGCGGGAAAAAAATCAGAAGAATCCGGAAGAAGACTCAGACGCTTCGCCGATCTCCGCGCCGGTgtccgcggctccgcgcgccttgGCACTCGCGCCGGAAACAAGCcgcgaaggaagcgaagggcACGCAGCCCGCGAACAGCAAGCCGTAGACGCGGGGGGGCAGGAGGGGAAAGAGGACTCGAGCGACCGTGGGAAAAACAGGCGGGTGTTTTTGGTCTGTCCGCTGTCTCccgagaggcccgcggcggaagagggcTGCCGACCTCccaggcgagagcgaagcgggacagaggcgcccgcgggagaggcagaccAGCCAgaccgcgagggcgcggcaggcgacacgcaggaggcgcgccgagcggcgctgcgagaaAAGCGCTCCcaggagctgcaggcctTCTGCACGAtgcgcgggctcgcggcctgcagccaTGAACACCATCATCCCTGCATTCCGTTTCTCGAGTCCTTCGCCACGCTCTGCAACGGGGCAGTGAAGCTGCAGCGGTGGCTGCGAAGCGTGTTTCATCGACGCCGCTGTCGG gcTCAACTTGCCGAGATGTGGCGCCGACGGCAGTTCGAGAAGCTCCTcgaggcgacgaagcgagTGCTGCTGCAGTGGATGCAGTACCCCATGCTGACCTCTCAAGATGAAGCAGCCATGCGCACCAACAAGCGCCGAGCCGAGCGCCTGAAGGAGCTCTCTGACAAGCagtcccgcgcggcgctcaa CCCTGGCAAAGGcgggccgccggcgaagccgcTGAAGCTCCCGCGAgtcgagacgcgccgccttctcatTCGGCTGCCCTTCACGTTTCGCGCGCACTCCTTCAGCACGCGTTCCGAAGTGGAGAAGCACCAGAGGCAACTGCACAACAGCCTCAAGCACCTCGCAGTTCTCCGCAAACAACAGCAGCAAAAGAGCCAGTGGAAGACGCTCTGGACCAA ATGGCGCTACGAGCACGACTGCcaagcgctgtcgcctcgagagccgagccgcgaggtcgccgaccctgcgtctcccgcgcccggcgcagaggcagaaaggCGAAGCAAAGACGCAG ACTGCGCGGGAGCCTCGGGGctcgcgttttcttcgtcgtttctgcctggcgccgcgtcttacacggcggccttctcgccaGGCCTCTGCCTTCCGCTCCTGTCTCCAGCCGCTTCGCCCCGCAGTCGCGCTTTgcctgcctcgcccttcctgccgagcgacgcgcgcgccagcgagcgcccgccagctgccaaggctctccgcttcttcttcggcctCCAGCTGGCGCCAGCCGAGCAGGAGactggaggcgaaggcccgcgggAGCAAGGCAGCTCCAGCCaggcttcgtcgccgcgccccgcggaccgcgacgccgcccccaGCTTGCCGCCGGGCGGGGGTCGCTCCCGCGCAGAGGGGCGGGCGGACGAATTCTACAGCCGCCGGAGCATCAGCGCCTCTAGCTCCAGAAAACAAATTCGCGAACACTGGCTAGggctcggcggcgaagacaTCTCCGCCAAAGTCGACGAAGTTGAGTTCTT CCGCCACGTgttgccgctgcggcgtcatcgcgcagctccgccggcctcctACTCGCCGTGGCTTCACCTCACGCTGGGTCTGAAGCATCCGAACTTCCACCGCTACGGACCCCCGCCGCCCATCCACATTCCGGGCTTCGCCCCTCCTGcagtgcgcgcggcgctgctcaaCGAAGCGAGGCTCGTAAACTCCGGCGCTACGCAGGTCGCGGATCCAAGTGCAG GCAAGGGCTTGTCAGCATcgtcagctgcggcgccgcctcctgtccCTCCGGCAGACACGTTGGGGGCCTCGCCTCCCGTGCAGCCGGCGAAGCACCCCGTTGAAGcatcctcgccctcgcgagAGACCTGTCCCCCGCCATACAGCCTGCaggagcgcccgccgccgaccgcccTCCGACACGCTCCAGGCGTTCTCCAGCCCCTCGCCAGGCTGCTCCCCAGCGGCGGAAAAATGACCCCCCGAGAAG GAAAAactgcgcggctgctccaTCTGGGGGACTCGAGGGAGTTCCGCCAAGTGCTGAAGCAGCTTACGAAGAAACCGGCTTCCTCAggctcgctgtcttctccgagctcgtcggcgtccgcgcttAAGCAGGAGCTGGCTCCCCCGTCTCGCCCGAGCAACCTCTCCCCtgcttctgcgtcggcgaATATTCGGCAAGCCGGCGCGTGCGAGTGCCGGCCTCGAAAgggaagcgaggaggagcaaGAGAAACAAGACAGGCGAAAACGCGGTAGCAAAAATAGCGTACGCCACGAGGACACCTCCAG GCAGTtgagcggcggagagccggggcgggcaggcgccgcagagaagagccgcgcctccctctccgaTGGAC CTTTccagccgccggcgggcgccgcctctgcgggttcttcgtctgtctcgcgtccctctgcgccgtcccACCCGCCGCTTCCGTCGCTTGCGTCTCTGCTCCCTCCGCTGAAGAAGCCCGCTGTCCCCactcgcgaggcggcgatcGGGCGCACACCacagtctctctcgccctcttcgtcgagggcctcgttgccttcggcgctcgccgagaGCGGGAATACGGCGGGCTCCTACCGGTCGGATGGCGGGACGGGAGGGGCGACAGCGGACTCAGGCCGCCCGCAGGCAGGGCTGCAGTCCAGCACCGAAGAAGACCGACTTCCGACTCTTTGGGAGCGCGGCTCTTGTGCGAGGTCCAGTGGTCAGGATAGCCCTGAGTCCTCTCCGCACACCCGCCAGTCGCTGCCGTCCTCATCGCCTTGCTCCTTCTTGCCCTCGCCGCTCGACTCCGCTTCTGGATCGCCGCGGGGCTCCCGAGAGGTTTGGTCAGCATCGCGGCCTGCTCCACGTCTCTCTTCAGCGACGCTGAGCAAACCTGCTTCCTTCTCCAACGCCCCCCcgtcagcgcctgcgccgtctccgccgcccgctgcatCGCCCGCAGGGGCTGGCTCGAGTGCAACGGCTCCCAaggcctcgctcgcccgccgcgtcacGGTaagcgggcgcggcggcaatCCCGCGACACGCGCGCATCCCTCAGAGAGGCTCAAgcgaacgccgcgcggctcgcgggcgctgtcgctcgcctcgtcgcgcgagaagcgcgagcgactcAGCAGCCTGAAGGACTCCCGCTCCGAGGGCagggcctcgcggtcgcggagcgAGACAGTCGGCctgcagggcgcgcgagacgccggcgagaggcCAAGCGTGGCCCGCGGGACGCGTGCGGGCTCCAGCGCCCTGCGGCTCTTCACGaagcctctcctcgccgcggcgcagcccgaCAGTCCGCGGAACGAGCCCGCCATGCatgcgaagccgcggcagacgcagggggCCTCGGGCGAGCCCCGCGGGAGCGGCGGTGGaccttccgcggcgtctggcgaggcgagacgccccTCGGAGCCGGCTTGTCGCTctgtcggcgccgcagctggcgaTGACTGGAGAGCGAGTCACCGCGTGTCGGTCGTCGGGCGCCACGGCTCGATTTTGGCTGGGCCTggcgcggcgacctcgctcgcgcggtCTGAGCAGTTCCTCCAGAAGCTCTTTGCCGCGGACTCCTgccacgcgcagcgcctgcggcagcgcggaagcaagctgctgcagatgtCTGCTCTGCCGCGCGAGTGTGTGCTGTGCGGCGCGGGTCACTGCGAAGAGCACTGCCCACTGGGGGCGATGTTCCTtgcggcggggcggggcgacgccgccgagagcgagggcgaggacgaggagaccgacgggagccgctgcgaagagcagcgcgccgcgacccgaAAGTCCACCAAGATGCTGCAGCAAGTCGACGCGTGGAACCTCATCGGCACTGACCCTTTCGGAG GCTCCAGCGTTGCTCACGCGGCGCACCACGCGGCGGATCTCCTCGACTTGGATGAGAGCGACCTCTCGTTtcgcctgccttcttctccgtcctccgcgcgtctgtcgtcttcttctctcttcggcAGCGGCTTGatctctccctcgtcttcgctgccgaCCCTGCCTCCGCAGGAGAGGAACCCTTTCCTCCCTGGGTCGCGTCCCTCGCTCGCACTCCGCAGGCCGGAAGGCAAGTCTCCCCGCGAGGCAGGGgaggcctctccgccctccttcACGAAGCGTCGAGGGGGCGAGAGAGCCTCGGAGGCTGCACGTGGCAGCCTGGGCGGGCGCCACGCCGGCCGGGAAGAAGCAAATGtggaagcagagagcgaccGAACCTCGGAGGAAAGCGAGGGCGACAACTGCCGCCTCCAGGATCTGGCGAGAGGGCCCCACTGCTCGTTCGGACGCGGGGCTTCGCAggaagggcgcgcggcgggctgcgcggATCGAAGAGCCGAGAactgcgaagaagcgaccAACATGTACTGCCGCATGTCGCGCATTTTAGCGGCGATGGAGGCAAACGCCAACTCGGGACGCGAAGCCGAAGGAGGCCGGCAGGGCGGCCTCAGAGCGTACCGCGACGACGACTCCGAAGATcctgaggaagaagag ATCGAAGCACGCTGTCTCAGTGCGCTGCTGACCGCGTTTGTCACGTTTTCTGTGGAGATAAATTCTTGA